In one window of Nothobranchius furzeri strain GRZ-AD chromosome 11, NfurGRZ-RIMD1, whole genome shotgun sequence DNA:
- the LOC139061929 gene encoding uncharacterized protein, with protein MCIIAVAEAHVSRRRTLALLLLLDLVHQRRRSRFWVHPLNQQRRSQGDFYHLVAELRLDSQRHHQYFRMSAEKMDELLSLVGPELRRQSTSFRAAIEPKQRLAVGIRFLASGDSFVSLAFSYRLGQTTVRNSVHMVCAAIEKVMMGQYLPPPTDEMWKTIAQGFWEKWNFPNCLGALDGKHIHIQAPPRSGSQYFNYKKTFSIVLLALVDADYRFRLIQVGDFGRSSDGAVYAGSALGIGMERRTLHVPPHAPLPGAADATPVPHVMVADAAFPLKPYLMRPYPGHNLTHRKRIFNYRLSRARMVVENAFGILASRWRIFYRRIHLHPDKVDSVVLAACILHNFLIAPSENQAILDEANQQTTHMVPVRDMGPNRASREACNIREIFCDFFMSPEGSVAWQDRMV; from the exons ATGTGCATAATTGCTGTTGCAGAAGCACATGTTAGCCGAAGAAGAACTTTAGCTCTCCTTTTGCTACTGGATTTGGTTCATCAGAGAAGAAGGAGCAGGTTCTGGGTGCACCCACTGAACCAACAAAGAAGAAGCCAAGGGGACTTCTACCATCTTGTTGCAGAGCTGCGACTGGACAGCCAGAGGCACCACCAGTACTTCCGCATGTCTGCAGAGAAGATGGATGAGCTTCTGTCCCTTGTTGGACCAGAGTTGAGAAGACAGTCTACATCCTTCAGAGCAGCTATTGAACCTAAACAACGACTAGCTGTTGGAATAAG GTTTTTGGCCTCCGGTGACTCCTTTGTCAGTCTGGCTTTCAGCTACCGTCTTGGCCAGACTACGGtcagaaactctgtccacatggtGTGTGCTGCTATTGAGAAAGTGATGATGGGCCAATATCTGCCACCCCCAACTGATGAAATGTGGAAGACCATAGCACAAGGCTTCTGGGAGAAGTGGAATTTCCCTAACTGTTTGGGGGCATTGGATGGGAAACATATACACATTCAAGCTCCACCACGCTCTGGAAGCCAGTATTTCAACTATAAAAAGACCTTCTCCATTGTGCTGCTGGCTCTGGTGGATGCAGACTACAGATTTCGGTTGATCCAGGTGGGGGACTTTGGAAGAAGCAGTGATGGAGCTGTCTACGCTGGCTCAGCACTGGGGATTGGAATGGAGAGAAGAACGCTTCATGTGCCTCCTCATGCCCCCCTCCCTGGTGCTGCTGATGCTACCCCTGTGCCCCATGTCATGGTGGCGGATGCAGCTTTTCCACTGAAGCCGTACCTGATGAGGCCATACCCCGGGCATAATCTGACTCACAGGAAAAGAATCTTCAACTACAGGCTGTCAAGAGCACGTATGGTAGTTGAGAATGCATTTGGCATTCTTGCCTCTAGATGGAGGATTTTTTACAGGCGAATACACCTCCATCCTGACAAGGTGGACAGTGTTGTTCTTGCTGCATGCATTTTGCACAACTTCTTGATTGCACCAAGTGAGAACCAAGCAATCTTGGACGAAGCTAACCAACAGACCACACACATGGTACCAGTGAGAGACATGGGTCCAAATCGGGCATCCAGGGAGGCCTGCAACATCAGGGAGATTTTTTGTGACTTTTTCATGTCTCCTGAGGGCAGTGTGGCTTGGCAggacagaatggtgtga